In the genome of Chlamydia trachomatis A/HAR-13, one region contains:
- the cdsU gene encoding SctU family type III secretion system export apparatus subunit CdsU produces MGEKTEKATPKRLRDARKKGQVAKSQDFPSAITFIVSMFLTFSLASFFAEHLGSFLVSIFKTAPQNHDPHLAVYYLKNCLILILTVSLPLLGAVGFVGLLIGFLIVGPTFSTEVFKPDLKKFNPIDNLKQKFKVKTFIELLKSIFKISGAALILYIVLKNRVELVIETAGIPPLVTAQVFKEILYKAVTSIGIFFLVVAVIDLVYQRHSFAKELKMEKFEVKQEFKDTEGNPEIKGRRRQIAQEIAYEDTSSQIKHASAVVSNPKDIAVAIGYMPEKYKAPWIIAMGVNLRAKRIIAEAEKYGVPIMRNVPLAHQLLDEGKELKFIPETTYEAVGEILLYITSLNAQNLENKNINQFDNL; encoded by the coding sequence ATGGGCGAAAAAACAGAAAAGGCGACCCCCAAGCGTCTTCGGGATGCTAGAAAAAAGGGGCAGGTAGCCAAATCTCAAGATTTTCCTTCTGCGATTACGTTCATTGTCTCCATGTTCTTAACGTTTTCTTTGGCTTCATTTTTTGCTGAACACTTAGGAAGCTTTTTAGTATCTATTTTTAAAACAGCTCCCCAGAATCATGATCCGCACTTAGCCGTCTATTATTTAAAAAATTGCCTTATTCTGATTCTGACGGTCTCTCTTCCTTTGTTAGGAGCGGTGGGATTCGTAGGATTGTTGATAGGATTCTTAATTGTTGGTCCTACCTTCTCTACAGAAGTTTTCAAACCGGATTTAAAGAAATTCAATCCCATTGACAACCTGAAACAAAAATTCAAAGTAAAGACTTTCATTGAGTTACTGAAGTCTATTTTTAAGATTTCAGGAGCTGCTTTAATCCTCTACATTGTTCTAAAAAATCGTGTAGAACTTGTTATTGAAACTGCAGGAATTCCTCCTCTGGTTACAGCTCAAGTGTTTAAAGAGATTCTATATAAAGCGGTTACTTCTATTGGCATATTTTTCCTTGTGGTTGCAGTGATAGACCTCGTGTATCAGCGTCACAGTTTCGCTAAGGAACTCAAGATGGAAAAATTTGAGGTGAAACAAGAATTCAAAGATACAGAAGGAAACCCTGAAATTAAAGGGCGACGACGTCAAATTGCTCAAGAGATCGCTTACGAGGATACGTCCTCTCAAATCAAGCATGCTAGCGCCGTTGTATCTAACCCTAAAGACATCGCTGTAGCGATTGGCTACATGCCTGAAAAATACAAAGCTCCATGGATCATAGCTATGGGGGTAAACTTAAGAGCAAAAAGGATTATTGCGGAAGCTGAGAAATATGGAGTTCCTATCATGCGGAATGTTCCCTTAGCACACCAGCTGCTAGATGAAGGAAAAGAGTTGAAGTTTATTCCAGAGACCACATATGAAGCTGTTGGGGAAATCCTTCTCTACATCACTTCTCTTAATGCGCAAAACCTTGAGAATAAAAACATTAACCAATTCGATAATCTGTAA
- the ychF gene encoding redox-regulated ATPase YchF yields MKMGQTECGIVGLPNVGKSGLFNALTGAQVASCNYPFCTIDPNVGIVPVIDSRLETLARISQSQKIIYADMKFVDIAGLVKGAASGAGLGNRFLSHIRETHAIAHVVRCFDNDDITHVSGKIDPEEDIAVINLELVLADFSSATSVREKLGKQAKGKKDIGQLLPLLDRVVDHLESGNPVRTLSLSLEEKVLLKPYPFLTGKPMLYIANIDEDSLTDLDNPYVQKVREIAKREEANVVPICVKLEEEILSLPLEERQDFLHSLGLQESGLNRLVASAYHTLGLISYFTTGPQETRAWTISKGATAAEAAGEIHSDIQRGFIRAEVVTMEDIVAYDGRAGAREAGKLRAEGRDYIVQDGDIMLFLHN; encoded by the coding sequence ATGAAAATGGGACAAACAGAGTGTGGAATAGTAGGTCTTCCTAATGTAGGGAAATCAGGATTATTTAATGCGTTGACAGGCGCACAAGTTGCCTCCTGTAATTATCCCTTCTGCACAATAGATCCTAATGTCGGTATTGTGCCTGTTATCGATTCAAGGTTAGAGACCTTAGCACGTATCAGTCAGAGCCAAAAGATTATCTATGCAGATATGAAGTTTGTAGACATCGCAGGATTAGTAAAAGGAGCAGCTAGCGGTGCTGGCTTAGGGAATCGTTTTTTATCACATATTCGAGAGACTCACGCTATTGCGCATGTTGTTCGTTGCTTCGACAATGATGATATAACCCATGTATCTGGGAAAATTGATCCTGAAGAAGATATAGCTGTGATTAATCTAGAGCTCGTATTAGCAGACTTTTCTTCTGCCACTAGCGTGCGAGAGAAACTTGGAAAACAGGCTAAAGGGAAAAAAGATATTGGGCAGTTGCTACCTCTATTAGATCGCGTAGTTGATCATTTAGAATCAGGAAATCCTGTTCGAACCCTCTCGCTTTCTTTAGAGGAAAAAGTTTTATTGAAACCCTATCCTTTCCTCACAGGAAAGCCTATGCTCTATATTGCGAATATTGATGAAGACTCTTTAACGGATCTGGATAACCCCTATGTCCAGAAAGTACGGGAGATCGCTAAAAGAGAAGAGGCGAATGTAGTTCCTATCTGTGTAAAATTAGAGGAAGAAATTCTATCGCTCCCTCTAGAGGAACGACAAGATTTTTTACATAGCTTAGGTCTACAAGAGTCTGGATTGAATCGTTTAGTAGCTTCAGCATACCACACTCTTGGGTTAATTTCTTATTTCACTACAGGACCACAAGAGACTCGAGCTTGGACAATTTCTAAAGGGGCTACAGCGGCAGAGGCTGCAGGGGAAATTCATTCGGATATTCAAAGAGGATTTATTCGCGCTGAAGTTGTAACTATGGAGGATATTGTTGCTTACGATGGAAGAGCTGGAGCGCGAGAAGCCGGGAAACTACGTGCTGAAGGTAGGGACTATATTGTTCAGGATGGGGATATTATGCTCTTTTTGCATAATTAA
- a CDS encoding bifunctional riboflavin kinase/FAD synthetase: MMQMDLFYSLLPSSNPVESVTIGFFDGCHLGHQALLSFLTKFPSKSGVITFSQHPEHTLSNSPPETITSLEERVQLLAGCGIDYLAVLPFNQEIANQEAEPFIQSIYKTLRPSRIVLGYDSRLGKGGLGTAQTLRPFAASLGISLEEVPPLQIEGTIVSSRKIRQFLRKKDLCSAEKFLGRPFSYTGKVAHGRGIGASFGYATINLPLTHSLLPLGVYTCTIVIEGFSYAGVMNLGMAPTMQRHQLCLEAHILDFSEDLYDKSITVIPEQFLREEKLFSSKDELVLAIQEDIRQARLNKNR, encoded by the coding sequence GTGATGCAAATGGACTTATTCTACAGCCTGCTCCCGTCCTCTAATCCTGTAGAATCTGTTACTATAGGTTTTTTCGATGGGTGTCATTTAGGACACCAAGCTTTGCTTTCTTTTTTAACGAAGTTTCCTAGCAAATCTGGAGTAATTACGTTCAGCCAGCATCCTGAGCATACTTTGTCTAACTCTCCTCCAGAAACTATTACCTCTCTTGAGGAGCGTGTTCAGCTTCTGGCTGGCTGCGGCATTGATTATCTAGCCGTTCTCCCTTTTAACCAGGAAATAGCTAATCAAGAGGCAGAGCCATTTATCCAGTCTATTTACAAGACTCTACGTCCATCAAGAATTGTCTTGGGTTACGATTCTAGACTTGGGAAGGGTGGTTTAGGAACAGCACAAACGTTAAGGCCTTTTGCTGCCTCTTTAGGGATATCTCTAGAAGAAGTCCCTCCCCTACAGATTGAAGGCACTATTGTATCTAGCAGAAAAATTCGACAATTTCTTAGAAAGAAAGATTTGTGCTCTGCAGAAAAGTTTCTTGGGAGACCTTTTTCTTATACAGGAAAGGTTGCTCATGGACGAGGAATCGGGGCATCTTTTGGATATGCAACAATCAATCTTCCCCTTACCCATTCTCTACTTCCTTTAGGGGTATATACTTGTACTATCGTTATTGAAGGGTTCAGCTATGCAGGTGTTATGAATTTAGGTATGGCGCCCACAATGCAAAGACACCAACTATGCCTAGAGGCACATATCCTTGATTTTTCAGAAGATCTCTACGATAAGAGTATTACTGTGATTCCTGAGCAATTTCTCAGGGAAGAAAAGCTCTTTTCTTCTAAAGACGAGCTTGTCCTTGCCATTCAAGAAGATATCCGCCAAGCCCGTCTCAATAAAAATAGATGA
- the rbfA gene encoding 30S ribosome-binding factor RbfA, translating to MAENRRMKKVNAMLREAIAKVILKDVKHPKISNRWITITRVSLSRDLQSACVYVSIMPHENSQEETLAALKASAGFIAFQASKDLVLKYFPDLNFYLEDIFSPQDHIESLLLKIAEQDKKTNP from the coding sequence ATGGCTGAAAATAGAAGAATGAAGAAAGTGAATGCAATGCTTCGAGAAGCTATTGCAAAAGTCATTTTGAAGGATGTGAAGCACCCAAAGATTTCGAATCGCTGGATCACAATAACACGAGTATCTTTGTCGAGAGACCTACAGTCGGCTTGTGTTTACGTATCCATTATGCCGCATGAGAATTCCCAAGAAGAAACTCTTGCGGCATTAAAAGCTTCGGCAGGGTTTATTGCTTTTCAGGCTTCTAAAGACTTAGTTCTTAAATATTTCCCGGATTTGAATTTCTATTTGGAAGATATTTTCTCTCCTCAAGACCATATAGAAAGTCTTCTCTTGAAAATAGCGGAACAAGATAAAAAAACTAACCCATAA
- the infB gene encoding translation initiation factor IF-2, producing the protein MEKVKLTKNLKLKIKNAQLTKAAGLDKLKQKLAQAGSSDTKNSPASKAQTKEKSSKKTAGTPAPAPEVDSGATESTARRIRAKDRSSFAAEPTVTTALPGDASHLTLDAIPAMKAPEITSVTQKEQTLGECTDTSSVQQEEKKESSEETSPERVEETLIIRTRTEPKSVVSIKPKFGPTGKHINHLLAKTFKAPAKETKAASTEETTQQQPRQNDAASYNNKQQPSGTSSRPASSAPSYRRESTNNNNNAKRGSERDRSKRSDESVKAFTGRDRYGLNEGSSEEDKWRKKRVHKTKKQAEEHVVQCPAHIKIALPITVKDLAAEMKLKASELIQKLFIHGMTYVVNDVLDSQTVVEYIGLEFGCTIEIDSSAKEKLCLLENAVRDEVNATDPEKLIIRSPIVAFMGHVDHGKTTIIDALRQSNMAASEAGAITQHTGAFKCTTPVGEITVLDTPGHEAFSAMRARGAEVCDIVVLVVAGDEGIKEQTIEAIEHAKGANITIVVAINKCDKPNFNVETVYRQLAELDLLPEAWGGSIATINTSAKTGEGLQDLLEMLALQAEVLELKADPSARARGLVIESELHKGLGAVATVLVQNGTLHLGEALVFNDCYGKVKTMHDEHNQLLQSATPSTPVLITGLSAIPKAGDPFIVVKNEKVAKEIISARLAGQQRSAALQKKRPNFDAVLQNKKTLKLIIKADVQGSIEALAHSILNIRSEKVDVEILSSEVGDISESDIRLASASKATVIGFHTSVESHAEPLIKNLNVKVCLFDIIYHAVDAIKEIMTGLLDPIAEEKNLGAAEIKATFKSSQLGTIYGCLVTEGTIVRNQKIRIIRDKEVLWKGSLSSLKRLKEDVKEVKKGMECGILLDNYQQAQVGDILQCYEVIYHPQKL; encoded by the coding sequence ATGGAGAAGGTAAAGTTGACGAAAAACCTCAAGTTGAAGATTAAGAACGCACAGTTAACGAAGGCTGCTGGCTTAGATAAACTGAAACAGAAACTAGCTCAAGCCGGATCTTCTGACACCAAAAATTCTCCAGCAAGTAAAGCTCAGACTAAAGAAAAGAGCTCTAAGAAAACTGCTGGCACACCTGCTCCTGCGCCTGAAGTGGATTCGGGCGCAACAGAATCTACTGCGCGAAGAATTCGCGCAAAAGATCGCTCTTCATTTGCTGCAGAACCGACCGTAACAACGGCTCTGCCAGGAGATGCATCGCATTTAACTTTAGATGCCATCCCTGCAATGAAGGCTCCAGAAATTACTTCTGTTACTCAAAAAGAACAAACCCTAGGAGAGTGCACAGACACTTCTTCGGTCCAACAAGAAGAAAAGAAAGAGTCTTCAGAAGAGACTTCTCCGGAGCGTGTTGAAGAAACTCTTATTATTAGAACAAGAACAGAGCCTAAAAGCGTTGTTTCTATCAAGCCTAAGTTTGGGCCTACAGGGAAACACATCAATCATCTCTTGGCTAAGACGTTCAAAGCTCCAGCTAAGGAAACGAAAGCGGCATCAACTGAAGAGACTACTCAACAACAGCCTCGACAAAATGATGCTGCTTCCTATAACAATAAACAACAACCTTCTGGAACAAGCTCTCGCCCAGCCTCCTCTGCGCCTTCTTATCGCAGAGAGTCAACGAACAACAATAATAACGCGAAGCGCGGATCTGAACGAGATCGATCTAAAAGATCTGATGAGAGCGTTAAGGCGTTTACAGGACGCGATCGCTATGGATTAAATGAAGGTTCTTCTGAAGAAGATAAATGGCGCAAGAAACGTGTTCACAAAACGAAAAAGCAAGCGGAAGAACACGTTGTTCAGTGCCCAGCACACATTAAGATTGCTCTTCCGATCACTGTAAAAGATCTTGCTGCTGAAATGAAGCTAAAAGCTTCAGAACTTATTCAGAAGCTCTTTATTCATGGCATGACCTACGTAGTGAATGATGTCCTAGATAGCCAAACGGTTGTGGAATACATCGGTTTAGAATTTGGATGTACGATTGAAATTGATTCTTCAGCAAAAGAGAAGCTGTGTCTATTAGAGAACGCAGTTCGAGACGAAGTCAATGCGACAGATCCAGAAAAACTTATTATTCGCTCCCCTATCGTAGCTTTTATGGGTCACGTCGATCATGGTAAGACAACGATTATTGATGCACTAAGACAAAGCAATATGGCAGCCTCAGAAGCCGGAGCAATTACCCAGCATACAGGAGCCTTCAAATGTACAACTCCTGTTGGTGAAATTACTGTTCTCGACACCCCAGGCCACGAAGCCTTCTCTGCTATGAGAGCTAGAGGAGCAGAGGTTTGCGATATCGTAGTCTTGGTAGTTGCTGGAGACGAGGGTATCAAAGAACAAACCATTGAAGCTATCGAGCATGCTAAAGGAGCTAACATTACGATTGTAGTCGCTATTAATAAATGTGATAAGCCGAACTTCAATGTAGAAACAGTGTACCGTCAGTTAGCAGAATTAGATCTTCTTCCTGAGGCGTGGGGCGGATCGATTGCTACTATTAATACTTCTGCTAAAACTGGCGAAGGGTTGCAAGACTTGCTTGAAATGTTGGCTTTACAAGCCGAAGTTCTGGAATTGAAAGCCGATCCTTCTGCTAGAGCGCGAGGACTGGTTATTGAATCCGAGTTGCATAAAGGATTAGGAGCTGTAGCTACCGTGCTCGTTCAAAATGGAACCTTGCATCTAGGAGAAGCGTTAGTATTTAACGATTGCTATGGGAAGGTCAAGACAATGCATGATGAGCATAACCAGCTCCTACAGTCGGCAACACCTTCTACCCCTGTTCTGATCACAGGATTATCTGCAATCCCTAAAGCTGGAGATCCTTTTATAGTTGTAAAAAATGAGAAGGTCGCGAAAGAGATTATTAGCGCCCGACTTGCTGGCCAACAAAGATCTGCAGCTTTGCAGAAAAAACGACCAAACTTTGACGCTGTATTACAGAACAAGAAAACTTTGAAACTGATTATCAAAGCAGATGTTCAAGGTTCTATTGAAGCTTTAGCGCACTCTATATTGAATATCCGCTCTGAGAAGGTAGATGTCGAAATCTTATCTAGCGAAGTTGGAGATATTTCCGAATCAGATATTCGTTTAGCATCGGCATCTAAAGCCACTGTCATTGGTTTCCACACAAGCGTAGAAAGCCATGCAGAACCATTAATCAAGAACTTGAATGTTAAAGTTTGTCTATTCGACATCATCTATCATGCTGTAGACGCTATCAAAGAGATCATGACAGGTCTATTAGATCCTATAGCAGAAGAGAAAAACTTGGGTGCTGCAGAAATTAAAGCGACCTTTAAGTCTTCTCAATTGGGTACAATTTACGGCTGCCTAGTTACAGAAGGAACCATAGTACGTAATCAGAAAATCCGTATTATCCGGGATAAAGAGGTTCTATGGAAAGGGTCTCTGTCTTCCTTAAAACGCCTTAAAGAGGATGTGAAGGAGGTGAAAAAAGGAATGGAGTGCGGTATTCTGTTAGATAATTATCAGCAAGCACAAGTTGGTGATATATTACAGTGCTATGAGGTCATTTATCACCCACAAAAATTGTAG
- the nusA gene encoding transcription termination factor NusA: MNKDLVAIFDYMEREKGIQRSTIVGAIESALKIAAKKTLRDDANVSVSINPRTGDIEVFCEKQIVEKCQNPSKEIPLDKAREYDPDCQIGQYMDVPFISDQFGRIAAHAARQIIGQKLRHAERDVIYEEYRHRKNEIISGVVKSFARGANLVVDLGKVEGLLPARFYPKTEKHKVGDKIYALLYEVQESENGGAEVILSRNHPEFVKQLFVQEVPELEEGSVEIVKIAREAGYRTKMAVRSSNPQTDAVGAFVGMRGSRIKNIIRELNDEKIDVVNYSPVSTELLQNLLYPVEIQKIAILEDDKVIAIIVQDSDYATVIGKRGINARLISQILGYELEVQRVSEYNKLLEIQRLQLAEFEDPRLDQPLEVEGINTLIVQNLEHAGYDTIRKILLASASELASVPGISLELAYKILEQVSKYGEGKVDEKPQVED, encoded by the coding sequence ATGAACAAGGATCTTGTGGCTATTTTTGACTACATGGAAAGAGAGAAAGGTATTCAACGCTCTACGATAGTAGGTGCTATTGAATCTGCTCTGAAAATTGCTGCGAAAAAGACTCTTAGAGACGATGCAAATGTGTCCGTAAGTATCAATCCTCGCACCGGCGATATAGAAGTTTTTTGTGAAAAACAAATCGTCGAAAAATGCCAAAATCCAAGTAAGGAAATTCCTTTAGATAAGGCCCGTGAATACGATCCAGATTGTCAAATCGGGCAGTATATGGATGTTCCTTTTATCTCCGATCAGTTTGGAAGGATTGCTGCACATGCTGCACGCCAAATTATCGGGCAAAAGCTTCGTCATGCTGAGAGAGACGTAATTTATGAAGAATACCGACACCGAAAAAATGAAATCATTTCGGGAGTGGTTAAAAGTTTCGCTCGCGGAGCCAATTTAGTTGTTGACTTGGGGAAAGTGGAAGGACTACTTCCTGCTCGCTTTTATCCCAAAACTGAAAAACATAAAGTGGGTGATAAGATTTATGCGCTTCTTTACGAAGTGCAGGAATCTGAAAATGGTGGAGCTGAAGTAATTCTCAGCAGAAACCACCCCGAATTTGTTAAGCAGTTATTTGTTCAGGAAGTTCCTGAGCTAGAAGAAGGGTCTGTCGAAATTGTTAAAATTGCAAGAGAGGCAGGATATCGAACAAAAATGGCTGTACGCTCTTCCAACCCTCAAACAGATGCTGTAGGAGCTTTTGTAGGAATGCGAGGATCTCGCATCAAAAATATCATTCGGGAATTGAATGACGAGAAAATAGACGTTGTAAATTATTCCCCTGTATCGACAGAATTGTTACAAAATTTGCTCTATCCTGTAGAGATTCAAAAGATCGCTATTTTAGAAGACGACAAAGTTATTGCTATTATTGTCCAAGATTCGGACTACGCAACCGTTATTGGTAAACGAGGTATCAATGCTCGCCTAATCAGTCAGATTTTAGGCTATGAACTTGAAGTCCAAAGAGTGAGTGAATACAACAAGTTGTTGGAGATTCAACGTTTGCAATTGGCAGAGTTCGAAGACCCTCGATTAGATCAGCCATTAGAAGTTGAAGGGATTAATACGCTGATAGTGCAGAACCTAGAGCACGCAGGATACGACACGATTAGGAAAATATTGCTGGCTAGTGCTAGCGAATTGGCTTCTGTTCCAGGAATTAGTTTAGAGCTAGCTTATAAGATTCTTGAACAGGTCAGCAAATATGGAGAAGGTAAAGTTGACGAAAAACCTCAAGTTGAAGATTAA
- the rpsA gene encoding 30S ribosomal protein S1, whose translation MPKQADYTWGAKKNLDTIACLPEDVKQFKDLLYAMHGFTATEEEPTSEVHPGAILKGTVVDISKDFVVVDVGLKSEGVIPMSEFIDSSEGLTVGAEVEVYLDQTEDDEGKVVLSREKATRQRQWEYILAHCEEGSIVKGQITRKVKGGLIVDIGMEAFLPGSQIDNKKIKNLDDYVGKVCEFKILKINVDRRNVVVSRRELLEAERISKKAELIEQITIGERRKGIVKNITDFGVFLDLDGIDGLLHITDMTWKRIRHPSEMVELNQELEVIILSVDKEKGRVALGLKQKEHNPWEDIEKKYPPGKRVRGKIVKLLPYGAFIEIEEGIEGLIHVSEMSWVKNIVDPNEVVNKGDEVEVVVLSIQKDEGKISLGLKQTKHNPWDNIEEKYPIGLRVTAEIKNLTNYGAFVELEPGIEGLIHISDMSWIKKVSHPSELFKKGNTVEAVILSVDKESKKITLGVKQLTPNPWDEIEAMFPVGSDISGVVTKITAFGAFVELQNGIEGLIHVSELSEKPFAKIEDVLSIGDKVSAKVIKLDPDHKKVSLSIKEFLVHGGDAGHDAEEESSDRD comes from the coding sequence ATGCCAAAACAAGCTGATTATACTTGGGGAGCAAAAAAGAATCTCGATACGATAGCTTGCTTACCAGAAGACGTTAAACAATTTAAAGACCTTCTCTACGCGATGCATGGCTTCACCGCGACAGAAGAAGAACCCACTAGCGAAGTACATCCTGGTGCGATCCTAAAAGGTACAGTTGTTGACATAAGCAAAGACTTTGTTGTTGTAGATGTCGGCTTAAAATCTGAGGGAGTTATTCCTATGTCTGAGTTTATCGACTCTTCAGAAGGTTTAACTGTCGGAGCCGAAGTCGAAGTTTACCTAGACCAAACTGAGGATGACGAAGGAAAAGTTGTTTTATCCAGAGAAAAAGCAACAAGACAACGACAATGGGAATACATTCTTGCTCACTGCGAGGAAGGTTCTATTGTTAAGGGACAAATTACCCGAAAAGTTAAGGGTGGTTTGATCGTAGATATTGGTATGGAAGCCTTCCTTCCAGGATCCCAAATAGACAATAAGAAGATCAAGAACTTAGATGATTACGTAGGCAAGGTTTGTGAGTTCAAAATTCTCAAAATCAACGTAGATCGTCGGAACGTTGTTGTATCTAGAAGAGAACTTCTCGAAGCTGAACGCATTTCTAAGAAAGCAGAGTTGATCGAGCAAATCACTATCGGTGAACGTCGCAAAGGTATCGTTAAGAATATCACAGATTTCGGAGTATTCTTGGATCTTGATGGCATTGACGGCCTACTCCACATTACAGACATGACATGGAAACGCATTCGTCACCCATCCGAAATGGTTGAACTCAACCAAGAATTGGAAGTCATCATCCTTAGCGTTGATAAAGAAAAAGGTCGCGTAGCTCTTGGCCTCAAACAAAAAGAGCATAATCCTTGGGAAGATATTGAGAAGAAATATCCTCCAGGAAAACGTGTTCGCGGAAAAATTGTTAAACTCCTTCCTTATGGAGCATTTATTGAAATCGAAGAAGGAATTGAAGGCCTTATTCACGTTTCAGAGATGTCTTGGGTTAAGAACATTGTAGATCCTAATGAAGTGGTCAACAAAGGTGATGAAGTCGAAGTAGTTGTTCTTTCTATCCAAAAAGATGAAGGAAAAATCTCTCTCGGTCTCAAACAAACAAAACACAATCCTTGGGATAACATTGAAGAAAAATATCCTATCGGCCTCCGCGTAACAGCAGAAATTAAAAATCTGACAAACTACGGAGCGTTCGTTGAGTTGGAGCCAGGAATCGAAGGTTTGATCCATATCTCTGACATGAGTTGGATTAAAAAAGTTTCCCATCCTTCAGAGCTCTTCAAAAAAGGTAATACCGTCGAAGCAGTTATTCTGTCTGTAGACAAAGAAAGCAAAAAAATCACTTTGGGCGTGAAACAATTAACTCCTAATCCATGGGATGAGATTGAAGCTATGTTCCCTGTCGGAAGTGATATCTCTGGCGTAGTAACTAAAATTACGGCTTTCGGAGCTTTCGTTGAGTTGCAAAATGGTATCGAAGGACTGATCCATGTATCCGAGCTTTCAGAGAAACCTTTTGCTAAAATTGAAGATGTTCTCTCTATTGGAGACAAAGTTTCTGCTAAAGTTATCAAGCTAGACCCAGATCACAAGAAAGTTTCTCTTTCTATTAAAGAGTTCCTTGTTCATGGGGGAGATGCTGGTCACGATGCGGAAGAAGAATCTTCTGACAGAGACTAG
- the trxB gene encoding thioredoxin-disulfide reductase — protein MTHAKLVIIGSGPAGYTAAIYASRALLTPVLFEGFFSGIAGGQLMTTTEVENFPGFPEGVLGHQLMDLMKTQAQRFGTQVLSKDITAVDFSVRPFVLKSGKETFTCDACIIATGASAKRLSIPGAGDNEFWQKGVTACAVCDGASPIFRDKDLFVVGGGDSALEEAMFLTRYGKRVFVVHRRDTLRASKVMVNKAQANEKIFFLWNSEIVKISGDTLVRSIDIYNNVDETTTTMEAAGVFFAIGHQPNTAFLGGQVALDENGYIITEKGSSRTSVPGVFAAGDVQDKYYRQAITSAGSGCMAALDAERFLENRALCLV, from the coding sequence ATGACACATGCAAAGTTAGTCATTATAGGCTCCGGGCCTGCAGGTTACACAGCTGCTATCTATGCTTCTAGAGCACTTTTGACTCCAGTGCTTTTCGAGGGTTTCTTTTCTGGCATTGCTGGAGGGCAGCTAATGACTACAACAGAAGTGGAAAATTTCCCAGGTTTCCCAGAGGGAGTGTTGGGGCACCAGTTGATGGATCTTATGAAAACTCAAGCGCAACGTTTCGGTACGCAAGTACTTTCTAAGGACATCACCGCTGTTGATTTTAGTGTCAGACCCTTTGTTCTTAAATCTGGAAAGGAGACGTTTACCTGTGATGCTTGTATTATAGCTACTGGAGCATCAGCAAAGCGTTTATCTATCCCTGGGGCAGGAGATAATGAGTTTTGGCAAAAGGGCGTAACAGCTTGCGCTGTTTGTGACGGAGCTTCTCCCATTTTTCGTGACAAAGATTTGTTTGTTGTAGGAGGAGGAGACTCCGCTTTAGAAGAAGCCATGTTTTTGACTCGCTATGGTAAACGTGTATTTGTGGTTCATAGGAGAGATACATTGCGAGCTTCTAAGGTTATGGTGAATAAAGCTCAGGCGAATGAAAAAATCTTTTTCCTTTGGAATAGTGAGATTGTCAAGATTTCTGGAGATACTCTAGTTCGTTCTATCGACATCTATAATAATGTGGATGAGACCACCACAACCATGGAAGCTGCTGGAGTTTTCTTTGCTATTGGGCATCAACCCAACACTGCATTTCTAGGAGGGCAGGTAGCTTTAGACGAGAATGGATACATTATTACAGAAAAAGGTTCTTCTCGCACATCAGTTCCTGGAGTGTTTGCTGCGGGGGATGTCCAAGATAAATATTACAGACAAGCTATTACTTCTGCTGGTAGTGGGTGCATGGCAGCTTTAGATGCCGAAAGATTTTTAGAAAATAGAGCATTATGTTTGGTGTAG
- the acpS gene encoding holo-ACP synthase, translated as MFGVGIDIIEIDRIRKSYQTYGDRFLKKIFTEGERVYCFSKSNPYASLAARFAAKEAVAKALGTGIGKLLKWKEIEMCRDSRQPQVVVPEALLCSLGVKRVLLSVSHSREYATAVAIAE; from the coding sequence ATGTTTGGTGTAGGGATAGACATTATAGAAATTGATAGGATTCGGAAATCTTATCAGACCTATGGGGATCGGTTTCTAAAGAAAATTTTTACGGAAGGGGAGCGGGTTTACTGCTTTTCTAAGTCGAATCCCTATGCCTCTTTGGCAGCACGTTTTGCTGCTAAAGAAGCTGTAGCAAAGGCTTTGGGTACAGGCATAGGTAAGTTACTAAAGTGGAAAGAAATTGAAATGTGTAGAGACTCTAGACAGCCTCAGGTAGTTGTTCCAGAGGCCCTATTATGTTCTCTAGGTGTGAAACGAGTCCTCCTCTCCGTGAGTCATAGTCGCGAATACGCTACGGCTGTGGCAATTGCAGAGTAA